The following DNA comes from Candidatus Omnitrophota bacterium.
CGATGCTGCCGGTTGATGAGGTATACAGGAGGCAGAGGTATATCAGGGAGAAGGCGAGGCGCACGAGGGTGAAATTTGTTTTTCATGACCCGAAGATGAGCTACCTGGAGTCGGTCCTCGCGCGCGGGGACAGGAATCTCTCCAGCGCGCTTTATCTTGCCTGGAAAAGCGGGTGCAGGTTCGACAGCTGGAAGGAAAATTTCGATCTCGAAAAGTGGCTGCCGGTTTTCCGGGAGGCCGGCATAGACCCGGATCGTTATTCATTGAGAGAGCGGGGGTTAGACGAAGAACTTCCCTGGGGATTCATCGCGCTGCGATAATTATGTTTGACACCTAATTTAGGAACAGGTATACTTTTTATAATAAATTACGAAGGGAGATGATAAAGATGGCAGGAATTATCAAAAAACTATCGCTTATACCCGCCGGCCTCCGTTACAAGTTGACCGTAGTTTTCGTGTTGATGTCCTTCATACCGCTTGCCATCTGTGTCTATCTCGCATATAATTTTATTTATTTTCCGTTCCTCCAGCCCAATATAGACCTGGATTTTACGACGAAAAACGTCTCGCTCGTCATAGGCCTAACTATCCTTATCGCCTTGCTCGGTTTCAAGATCATCTGGGATATCGCCTCGCCGATAATCGATATGGCCATCAGAGCCAGGGGGATCGCTAACGGCGATTACTCAAGGAGCATAGAAGTCAAGAGCGAGGACGAGGTAGGGGAACTCGGCATTACCCTTAACACGCTCACCCGCCGTATACGCGAGAATATGGACGAACTCCGCTCCTACGGGGAGAGGACAAAAGAGATAAACGTTGAGATAAACAAGAAGGTCCTGATCATGTCGGGCCTCCTGCAGGTCAGCAACCTCATCTCGCAGGGCGCTTCGCTCGACGAGATCCTCAAGATAGCCATCGAGAAGATAAGCCAGGCCGAGGAAGATTCATCCGCGTTCCTGATGCTTGCCGAGGAGAAGAACACCCTCGTGATGAAGGAAAGCGAGAACCTGAGCGGGAGCTTGAATTCGTTCAGGATCAAGGTAGGTACCGGCCTCCTCGGGAAGCTCGTCGCCGAGAACAAAATGGTCAGCATAGACCGGCGTTCGCGGATGACGCCTGACATCGAGGAATTCCTTAAGGTCTTCAGTGTCAAGAATTGCCTTCTGTGTCCCATCGTCGCGCACGGCCACGGCTTCGGGATCGTAGGGTTATGCAATACGATTGCGGATTATGAGTTCAAGGAAGAGGATACCGAGCTTATAAAACTTTTCGGGAAACAGATGGCCATAGCCGTGGAGAACGAGATACTGACCACCAAGGCGAAGGAACTGGCCATCAAGGATGAGCTCACCGGCCTCTATAACGAGAAGTTCATCATTTCCCGCCTCGAGGAAGAGATCAAGCGCGCGGCATTGTACCAGAGGCCGTGCTCGTTCCTTATCTTCAATATCGACGACCTCAGTTTATACAGGGATATAAACGGGGAGTTGTCGGCCGAAGAGACCATAAAGAAGATCGGCAAGATAATAGAATCGAACATCACCGAGGTCGACAGGATAGGCAGGTTGAGCGGCGATACGTTCGCGGTGATACTGCCGGAGAAGAACAAGAAACAAGCGAATACGGCGGCGGAAGTCCTCAAGCAGCGCGTCGAGGCCTTCGGCATCGCCGGCGGCAAAGGTTATCCGCGCAACTTCGTGACGGTGAGCGGCGGCGTGAGCGAGAACCCCATAGACGGCGTGAGCGCCGAAGACCTGATAAAAAAAGCGACTTTATCCTTGAACGAAGCCAAATCAAAAGGAAAGAATACGATCGTCTCTTAATCCTAAGGAGGTCCCATGGTAAATGTCCAGATAGAGACACTGCTTAAATTGATGGTCCAGAAGGGGGCGTCCGACCTGCATATCTCCGTGTTTTCCCCGCCCCAGTTTAGGATAGACGAGCAGTTGGTGCCGACCGAATTCGGCTTCCTCACGGCCGAGGACACCAAGAGGCTGGCTTACAGCATGCTCAAGCCGCAGCACATAGAGAAGTTCGAACGCGAGCTTGAACTTGATATCTCGTTCGGCATAGAGGGGCTTGGGCGCTTCAGGGTAAATGTATTCCTCCAAAGGGGATATGTCGGCGCTGCGGTAAGGCTGCTCCCCCTCCACATAATGAGTTTCGAGGAGTGCGGCCTCCCGCTCAATGTCGTCGAGGACCTCTGCAAAAGGCCCAAGGGGCTCGTCCTCGTCACGGGCGCCACCGGAAGCGGCAAGTCCACGACCCTCGCTTCGATGGTCGACAAGATAAATTCGGAGAGAAATTGCCATATCGTGATAGTGGAGGACCCGATCGAGTATGTCCATAAGAACAAAAAAGCGCTGGTTGACCAGCGCGAAGTCGGGCCGGACACGCAGTCATTCGCGCAATCGCTGAAGCATGTCCTGAGGCAGGACCCGAACGTAATCCTCATCGGCGAGATGCGCGACCTCGAGACGATCGAGGCTGCCCTGGATATCGCCGAGACCGGGCATCTCGTCCTGTCTACGCTACATACCTCGGACGCGGTCCAGACGATAAACAGGGTCATAGATGTCTTCCCGTCCCACCAACAGCAACAGGTAAGGATACAGCTCTCGTTCGTGCTTCTCGGCATCCTCGCCCAGCAGCTCATACCGAAGGCCACCGGCCACGGCAGGGTCCTGGCGACGGAGGTATTGATCGCCACACCCGCGGTGAGGAGCCTTATACGCGAGGCTAAGACGCACCAATTGTATTCCGTCATACAGACGAGCCAGAAAGAGGGCATGAGGACGATGAACCAGACGCTCTTCGAACTTTATAACAAGAAATTGATAAGCTACGAAGACGCGATACTCCGAAGCACTGATCCGGACGATCTTGACAGGTTATTCAGGAAATAGGGCCATATGGCGTCGGTAAAGCGCGTAATAACTAAAACAATAGGACAGCTCCTCCTGGAAAAAGGCGTGATAAAACAGGCGCATCTCGAAGAGGCCTTGAAGATCCAGAAGGAGAAGGGCGGGCTTTTAGGCCAGATCCTGGCTGGTCTGGGATATGTAACTGAAGAGCAAATAGCCCAAGCCATCACGGTCCAATACGGCTTCCCGTACCTTCCGCTGGCTAATTACGAGATGGACGAGTCGGCGATAAAGATGGTGCCTGAGAATGTCGCGCGCCAGTATTGCCTTATCCCGATAGATAAGATCGGCAATACCGTGACCATCGCGATGGCCGATCCCCTTAACATCCAGGCCGTCGAAGACATAGAGCTGGTGACCGGCTGCTCGATACAGATATTCGTTTCAACGGCGACCGACATAAAGCAGGCGATAGACAAGTTCTACAAAAAATAGGAGACCCTGACAGCCGATGCCATCTGGGATCAAGGAACGGCTAAGCGAGATACTGATAAAAAAAGGGGCTATAACCGAAGAGAAATTAAACCAGGCCCTTCAAGCCCAGAAAGAGAAGGGCGGTTCGCTGGGAGACATCCTTGTCTCTTTGGGAGCCATAACCCAGAGGGATCTTTTAGCGATACTAAGCCAGGAACTCGGCATCCCGCCGATATCCCTTTCCAAATTCAAGATCGACCCTGAAATAACGAAGTTCATCCCGAAAAAGATCGCCGCCAATTACCAGATCATGCCTATATCGAAGATGGGTAATGTCCTGACCGTCGCGATGGCCGACCCGCTTAATGTCTTCGCGCTCGACGACATAAGGAATGTCACGGGTATGGATATCACGCCCATCATAACCACACAGGACGATGTGAAGGCCGCGATAGAGCAGCATTACGGCAGCGCGGCGACATCCACCATCGAAGCGCTGGTAAAGGAGACGAATATAGAGCTCATCTCTTCCAGGAGAATAGAAGATGAGTCTGTCGAGGTGCTGGGCGCGGTCGCTGATACCCCTGTGGTAAAACTTACGAACGCCATAGTCCTGGACGCGACAAAAGCGCGGGCGAGCGATATCCTGATAGAGCCGATGGAAGACCACCTGCGCGTCAGGTATAAGATCGACGGGATATTCAGGGAAGCGCAGTCGCTTCCAAGGTCTATACAATCGGGCATAATATCCAGGATAAAAGTCATGTCGAACCTCAATATCGCCGAGCGGCGCCTGCCCCAGGACGGCAGGTTCAAGATAAAGGTGCAGGAGAGGGAAGTCGACTTCAGGGTCTCGACAGTCCCGACCGCGTTCGGCGAAAAAGTGGCGCTCAGGATCCTCGATAAATCCCAGGCCATGCTCGATGTAGATAAGCTGGGTTTCGAGAAGGAACCTCTCGACGAGCTCAAGAAGGCCTCGAGGAGGCCCCACGGGATGATACTCGTCTGCGGCCCGGCGGGTTCCGGCAAGACGACTACGCTCTACTCGGTCATCAAGCATATAGACGCTCCGGAAAAGAATTTTGTCACCGTAGAAGACCCGGTCGAATACCTGCTCCCCGGGATAAACCAGGTCAATATAAACCCGAATATCGGGTTGACATACGCGGCCACTCTCCGTTCGATATTGCGCCAGGACCCGAACGTCATAATGGTAGGCGAGATAAGGGACCTCGAGACCGTCGACATCGCGATAAAGGCTGCGCTGACCGGACACCTCGTCCTAAGCACGCTGCATACCAACACGGCGACCGGTGTCATCATGAGGCTGATGAACATGGGCGTCGAGCCGTTCCTCATCAGTTCGTCGGTGGTACTTGTCGCGGCCCAACGGCTTGTCAGGAAGGTATGCCCGCGCTGTAAGGAAGTCCAGGAAATCCACAAGACATTACTCGAAAAACTTAAGATAAAGGCGCCGGAGAATGTGAAGTTTTACAAGGGCAAAGGTTGCGATCATTGTTTCAAGACCGGGTTCAGGGGAAGGGTAGGCCTTATAGAAGCGGTAGCTATAAACGCGGAGTTGAGGGAATTGATCGCCAAGAGGGCGCACGAGAGCACCGTATACGAAGCGGCGCGCCGCGCCGGGCTCGTAACTTTAAGGGAGAGCGGATTAAGGAAGGTATTTGACGGCACCACGACCCTAGAGGAGGTAGTGCGCGTGACCCTCGGCGAGCAGGATTAAGCCATGGCCCAGAGCATAAGGGATAAATTAGCCGAAGTCCTCGTTAAGAAGGGCTCCATTTCGAAAGAAAAACTGGACGAGGCGATAAAAGCCCAGAAGGCGCATGGCGGCAGCCTGAGCAAGATCCTTGTGCAGAAGGGGCTCGCCAACGAGAATGACCTCCTCGCGATATTCAGCCAGGAACTTAATATTACCCCGATAAACCTGGCGAAATACAAAATAGACAAGGAGATCATCTCGCTCGTGCCGGAGAAGATCGCGCGGCTTTACCACCTTATCCCTGTCTCGAAGATCGGCAACCGTATGACAGTAGCCATGTCCGATCCGCTCGATATATTCGCCCTCGACGACCTGAAGATTCTCACCAAATACGAGATAGACCCTGTTATAGCGACCGACAAGGATATAATCGCGGCGATCGCAAGCTATTACGGGGAAGAAGTGTTCTCAATAGATAAATTGGTAAAAGATGCCAAGGGCGAAGAATTGCAGCTCCTTTCGTCCGAAGACGCGGAGCGGTTCGATGTCTCGACCCTCGCCATAGAGAGCCAGAAGGCGCCGATACTCAAGATGGTCGACGTCATTATAAGCGAGGCGCTCAAACGCCGCG
Coding sequences within:
- a CDS encoding diguanylate cyclase, whose amino-acid sequence is MAGIIKKLSLIPAGLRYKLTVVFVLMSFIPLAICVYLAYNFIYFPFLQPNIDLDFTTKNVSLVIGLTILIALLGFKIIWDIASPIIDMAIRARGIANGDYSRSIEVKSEDEVGELGITLNTLTRRIRENMDELRSYGERTKEINVEINKKVLIMSGLLQVSNLISQGASLDEILKIAIEKISQAEEDSSAFLMLAEEKNTLVMKESENLSGSLNSFRIKVGTGLLGKLVAENKMVSIDRRSRMTPDIEEFLKVFSVKNCLLCPIVAHGHGFGIVGLCNTIADYEFKEEDTELIKLFGKQMAIAVENEILTTKAKELAIKDELTGLYNEKFIISRLEEEIKRAALYQRPCSFLIFNIDDLSLYRDINGELSAEETIKKIGKIIESNITEVDRIGRLSGDTFAVILPEKNKKQANTAAEVLKQRVEAFGIAGGKGYPRNFVTVSGGVSENPIDGVSAEDLIKKATLSLNEAKSKGKNTIVS
- a CDS encoding type IV pilus twitching motility protein PilT, translating into MVNVQIETLLKLMVQKGASDLHISVFSPPQFRIDEQLVPTEFGFLTAEDTKRLAYSMLKPQHIEKFERELELDISFGIEGLGRFRVNVFLQRGYVGAAVRLLPLHIMSFEECGLPLNVVEDLCKRPKGLVLVTGATGSGKSTTLASMVDKINSERNCHIVIVEDPIEYVHKNKKALVDQREVGPDTQSFAQSLKHVLRQDPNVILIGEMRDLETIEAALDIAETGHLVLSTLHTSDAVQTINRVIDVFPSHQQQQVRIQLSFVLLGILAQQLIPKATGHGRVLATEVLIATPAVRSLIREAKTHQLYSVIQTSQKEGMRTMNQTLFELYNKKLISYEDAILRSTDPDDLDRLFRK
- a CDS encoding ATPase, T2SS/T4P/T4SS family, with amino-acid sequence MPSGIKERLSEILIKKGAITEEKLNQALQAQKEKGGSLGDILVSLGAITQRDLLAILSQELGIPPISLSKFKIDPEITKFIPKKIAANYQIMPISKMGNVLTVAMADPLNVFALDDIRNVTGMDITPIITTQDDVKAAIEQHYGSAATSTIEALVKETNIELISSRRIEDESVEVLGAVADTPVVKLTNAIVLDATKARASDILIEPMEDHLRVRYKIDGIFREAQSLPRSIQSGIISRIKVMSNLNIAERRLPQDGRFKIKVQEREVDFRVSTVPTAFGEKVALRILDKSQAMLDVDKLGFEKEPLDELKKASRRPHGMILVCGPAGSGKTTTLYSVIKHIDAPEKNFVTVEDPVEYLLPGINQVNINPNIGLTYAATLRSILRQDPNVIMVGEIRDLETVDIAIKAALTGHLVLSTLHTNTATGVIMRLMNMGVEPFLISSSVVLVAAQRLVRKVCPRCKEVQEIHKTLLEKLKIKAPENVKFYKGKGCDHCFKTGFRGRVGLIEAVAINAELRELIAKRAHESTVYEAARRAGLVTLRESGLRKVFDGTTTLEEVVRVTLGEQD